Sequence from the Ostrea edulis chromosome 8, xbOstEdul1.1, whole genome shotgun sequence genome:
attaataatGGGAGCAGAATTCTTTAAATCTACTTCTGTGGTATCAGACATTTCAAGACTTCTATCAATCCAAATAATGAAATGTAATGTGAACTTTATTGGTCCGAGGAAATATCAACCAGATAAATCCTCTGGACTGATAAATTTTAAGACTGTTCGAGTAAGGAGTTACCTTAACATGCAACATTTTAAACTGGAATTGATTTGTGGTCAGTTATCGTGGTGAttgacatgtacaatacatgtcGGTTTGATGTAAACCAAATTTAATTCTAAGACCAAAATAAGatatgtgtgtttcctatttcactccCAAAAATATTAGGTAAGGTTGgtagttaaaatattttatttttataacccACTTAACAAAGTTGCGgcgggtataatgtttttgacctgtCCGTCAGTCTCTTTATTGTTAGCACAACTCCTTTGAGACCACTCAACAGAagttcatgaaactttgtagttataAGGACACACTatatagatgtgcatattcccacgaaattttgatttaataatTTTTCTTGGAGTTATATGCCCcctttgaacttagaatttcgagcccgtctgtcctgttcttgcagtagtGCATAGCATTGCCATTCATTGTGTGAGGCATTGTTAAGCAATGTTGGagtgtggggtatgtgagcttgctcacttttgctttctttcatatcaaaacatttcatttgaaatcttagTTTTTGATATGCTTTCAATACAAGTCTTTatgcattagaaatactttCCACACATTTTGAAGACCAATCGTAGTTAAAATGTCAAACAAAGAAATTCGAATgcaaaagggaaaaaaaaaggTGTGAAAATTTTTGTGaagattttgtattttatttaaatctGTACCGTCAATAACATATTTAGTGTTAGTATCGAAAAGGTAGGTAGGCTTGGTAAACCAgaaacatgtatattttatttaagagatttttatttgaaatagttttgcatatatatatatatatatatatatatatatatataaaagaaaaaaaaaattatctgaaTAATTGTGGGTGGGAATGGGGGTGAATTAACcatgttaaaaaaatttcatttgtattaAATTTTTCAGGCACAGACAAGAATGAATCATTTAGGCCTGGTTTTATCAACAGTTTGGAGAATGCGGTTGCAGGATAGTGCACAAGAAAAAACCTTGAAGCTTCTAACTGAAAACCTTAAAACACAGCCTTTGGTCAAAATTACAGGTAGGAAGTAGTCCTGAGATAGAATGGTGCTATAAATTTAGCTTTATATGACCCTAATattgagtatacatgtatatataattacagTTCTAACATTGTTGGGCTAATATTCAGATgtatctattatatatatagatgtacaaTGTAGTTTCTTGTCCAAATTAAGCACGAAATATATGCGATATGTTAATGGAGTCGCATAAAGTTACATTTTGTTACTATGTTCAGATGCCCTCAAGTATTGAATTATCTGATCATTATCTACACACGGTATGTAGCCAATGCTAGTGTAGTGCCAATTAAGAATGGAATGGAAATGACAGGAAAGTTGAAGTCATCATGTTTGTCTTCAATTTTGTCCCATttcttatttcaagaaataatcCAAGTATGAAAGGGATTTTGGCATatgttttgttgatattttctttcaatGTCAATGATATGCCAGCACActtctttttaattttacagGTGACAACCTTGACATTTATGTAAAAACATCGAACTTGGGTATCGACAGAAGAAACAAAGATCTCCACCTTTTTACATCAAATGTTCTGTTCAGTAGAGTGGCAACCATTGATATGAACAATGACCCTCCAAAAACTGATCTATGCAAGGTATCAGCAGAAAACATGTTCTTGCACAACAATGATTTGCAAAGACAAAGACTTATATATGCCTATAGTGTACTGTTAGGAAGAATCTTGTGCACACTTCCTGTATTTCAAACATTCAAAAAGGCAATACCAGAGCATATTCCTCACGAGTTTATGACAAAAATGTCAGAAAGGTCCATAGTTTTACCATTGCCGATTCAGTTCAAGAATGAAGCCAAACATGAAAACTGTCTCTCTATTATGGACAGTAAGGAGATCGTGTTGATGGATCGATTACATCTGGATTTGTTTGAGCAAGAGAAATGTCTCCCTAATGGCGTGGATGTCCGTCTCAGATTCAATCGCGCTCGACCCCAGTTCTACATGATGACCGCTGCCAGGAGTAGTGGGAAAGTGGTCATTCAAAGTATGATCTTGTGGGTGAGGAAAGTCAAACCTGTGCCGAGTATCATTAATCTCATCAATCAGCAACTGAGTACTCAAACGGCGAAATATCCATTGAGACGAGTGGAAGTGAAAACCTTCACCATTCCTAGTGGCACCCAATCTAAAATCACCGATCATCTGTTTCAAGGACAGATGCCTAAACTGATCGTGTTGGGCTTTGTGGACAATGCGGCTTTTAATGGGGATAATACCAGAAACCcctttcatttccaaaatgagaaagtcaagaaattagaaatcagtatcaatggagaAATGATGGAAACCCGACCTTTGGAACCTAATTTCACCGACGATCAATACCTGAGATCGTATTTGAGTCTGTACAAAGGCTTGGGAAAATTAGGCCAGGACTGGGCTCCGGACATTACCCTGGAAGAGTATAAAAACGGTTACACCCTCTGGTGTGTGGATTTCACGAAAGATCAAGAAGCCCAGacggataaatttcatctcatacagaCTGGGAACTTGAGTGGAAGTGCAATTTGCCGCCAACGTGGCCAGGACCTTAAACTGTGTGGTGTATGCCGTGTTCGACAATCTGctagaaatcaacaaacaacgaGAAGTCAGTATCGATTActaagagagagagatggatacTCAGCAATTGAGAGATGTTTTACAACGAGATTTAGGACCGGCGTTTGCAGGTGTGTATCCTCGAGATGTCATACCTGAGCTGTTACCTCATCACAAAGCCATCGTGGTGAATACAGACCCTCACGATCGCCCTGGAGCGCATTGGGTCTGTTTGTATTTGAGTAGCCCTACCGTcgaatattttgattcttacggATTACCTCCCAGCCATAAAGACATCCAACACTTTATTCAACGCCACGGAGAGACTTGGATTCATAACACCCATTGTTATCAAGATTTGAATACGGATGTCTGTGGACaatactgtgtgtattttttacatCAACGCCATCGACATAGAAGCACCGTACAAGAATGGTTACTTCCCTGGAAAGGCACGGCCTTACAACGCGATCGTTTTGTGGCTGATTGGTTTAAAGAGACCTTCCGAAAACCGAGAACCCATCAAGGACAAACTTGTCAATGTCAAAGACTGAATGTATTGTAAACTATGTTATTGTATTGTTATTGTTCACAGTTGGAGTTTAATAAAACGTTGGAAAAAAtcttgtggtttttttttttttttcttgtcattgtaatcaaccatgtcttttcaaaaagaatgggtagccctgaaaagggctgttttttctctctctctctctctgttcttggtcttttctcttcttcttcttctctctTCTCCGTCCCCCCTCACTGTGTGTTCTTCTTCCtctttcttctcttctttttctGCTCCTCCGGGGGTTGCTGGTGATCAAACACAAAAACAGGCAACCACccgtgtttaaaaaacactcTCCCCGGAGGCCGCTGCACCACTTCCAACTCTGCGTCCCAGTTTTCCTCTGGCGGGGGCAGATCCTGGCTCATGGGCGGTGGGGGAAGAGCCTCCCGTGAGGCCGGCGGGGCAATCTCTCGCTCCCAATCCTCCTCCCATTTGAAACAATAATCATTCACTGTAGGGTCTGGTCCTACTCTGCGGCTCATATCTACTTCTCTGGTTCCTTAAAAAATCGGAATGCCAGATTTTTGACGTTGCGCTCGTTTAAAAAGGTGAGAGCGCGGACGTCCTTGAAAACATCCCCTACCTCAGTCAAAGATGGCGGACGTCATGTTGATGACTCATCAaaaaaacactatataaataggtcacttgttaccatttttctcaatcatgtcgttTGAACGGTACGCGAATGATGAgaaagatgtactagtgtgtgGGTATTGCCGAGGACATTGGAGAACTTGTGgctgttttcattataaaaaagaaaacatcctgGCCAAACACAAGTGGATAGAGAGTTTGGCAGAGCTGAATTATTATCCCTTTGTCTATAAATGTTGTAGTCACACTAGAGAACCCTGGCTAAAGTGTAAGTGTCCGCAGCATTGTACCATCACCCCTGAAGAAGAAATAGCGCATAAGGACTGTACCTGTGAGATCTGTCAGGAGTTTAGAGAGCGCTGGACTCGGAGAAAGTTTTATCCCCACCTGTTTCAACATTGTCCTTACAGTCAAGAACCCTGGTCAACGTGTACCTGTGAGACCTGTCAACCAGCATGTCGGTGACGGATCTACGAGGAGATGTATTATCTCTACCTTGGGTGGATGCtattgtacaacaatgtaactgtttaacAGTGAAACCTCATGGATTAAGTCAACGTATTGCCGACCGATTTCCTTGGGCTAATCTGTATGCGACCCGACAACCTTTAGGACGGAGAAATTTAGCTATAGAAGCGGATCGAGGAATACCGGGTACTGTGTGTATTATGCCTCATTCTACTCATCCTGATGTGATCTGTTTGTTAGCGCAATGGGATTACGGGAGAGGCACTCAACGGTTACCCCTGTATGCCGATACCCCCGAACAACGTGAACTTtggtttcaacaatgtttacagAAATTAGACACTTTGTCTTACCAGACTTTAGCGTTTCCTTATCGTATTGGATGTGGATTAGCCGGAGGCAATTGGACTCATTATAGACAATGGATTTGTGACTTTGCTTATCAgtatcataaacatgtttacattgtcaagaaaatgtaactttATTATAGCTTTATTCTAGCTattacttgtaaaaaaaaaaaaaaaaaaaaaaaaaaaaaaaaaactttattctGCCTACTATGTGACTTGTgttaataaaacttttaaaaaaaaaacaaaaaaaaaaacttgtgtgtttcttgatttttgcaataaaaagtgtcttttcaaaaaagttggtggccctgaaaagggccgttTGGTCCTAAGACCGACTTTCAATGCCTGGTTCCGGTAAACCGGCATAACGGGCACCGTCCCCGGGTGTGTCGCCGCTCCTCTAACTGTTCCACGCACGAGCAGCAAGCTGGGCGCTGCCCACATCCCCTACACGTGATACCGGAGTGTACCCTGTCTTGCCAGCAGACAGGGCACTTAAACCAGATAGGAACCGCCCTATCTGCCCAGCCAGGGACAGTCATAGGGTGGTTCCTCGGGGGATGACTTGCCACCGGTGCGTGGGTTGGTCTCGGTGGCGGAGTCCTCCCTGCAAACCGGATGGTAGGTGGTGGGGGTCTTGCAGGGGCTGCTGGTCTCGGTGGTGATGGTGATGACGTGTCTGACACCAACAGCGACGGACTCTGGGCTGGGCTGGGAGGTGGTGCGGGGGACGGTGACCTCGGTGAGTACTCCACCGGTGACGCTGGTGAGTCGCTCATCGGCACCGGGCTGTATTCCACTGGTGCCGATGGGATCGCTGGTGGTGGTGTTGTAGGCGTCGCCGGGGAgtaaggtggtggtggtgagggTGGCTGTGGGGCCCGTCGGCGCGGTCTCGTAGCCGTGGACATCCGAGCGGTGCGGCGGCGTCCCCTCCCTTCATACTCTGCCCGCACCCGGCAGATGATCTCACGGGCCCCACTCTGGTCGAAAGGGGAGAAGGTGCTCAGGTCGTTCTCAGAACGCACGACCCAATTCTCCCCTACCCGTTCCTCAGCCACCACTAAGAGCCGGTACCGAAAGCCAGGCAGGGTCTGAAAGTTGTAAATAGGCTCTCTTCTTCCTTCAGCCATTCTTCTTTCTTCTATCTtctttaaaataatgaaaagctgtgctggatcaccagtgaagcgaactggcgagcgcgccggtatatatcaggaaagcgcggacctcctcgaaaacatccctcgcttcggagacgaagccaagatggtggccgtcaaaatggcggatttgtgctttcgagtagagagttttttctcattgtctttttctagacattcgatatctgtgcatggtagatttaatctgatagattctgGGGCGCGGAATtcgttaaacttatttttattttgctacgtcgcatagttttcaaagaaacagaggttaaagaggtcgagtcgaggttcaatgtttcttcaccacctctttaaaaatttatttctcgaccatgtacatccctaaaaacatctcataaggtctattcgatagaaaacaccttatttgattcgattttcactctacctttaggattttctggattcctcaacaaataaacccttctctGAGAGAGTCAACCAAACACAGCTTtcgtgtaaacaattttattcatgtcacatatttcaaatacataactcccacacacaacaccaattcacatgtatttttaaaatagggtccaacattttttccatttctcgaATCCTGCGTTGAAATCGATATCGATCAGCGGCTACAGTCATCCAGATACTTGTCCGGTCTTCTTCGGGTAACAGATACACTTCATTATGATCCAGATTAAAAGTTacacattttcttgtattttgttgtacatgtgatGAAGATACCGCCCTCGAAGGGTGTCGATCACGCCACTGATGTGCGGCTTTGTTCTCTTTAATTCCTCGGCTACTAAATGAATCAACACTAATGCCTCGGTGTTGATACGGTTCTCGATCAAATGTCTGCATATCCACCAATATTCGTCTAAAGTTATTGGAAATAATACCGCACGAAGataggatttcaatttttgaaaatctggcAAGTTTTCTATTTCCTCAATACACTGTAGGACAAATGTTTTTTCGATGTTATCCCTAGCAGTCatgatttcataaatgaaatgaattaagttcttcacactttatgtatacttctcgaagccagtccttggtgatactttcaatctcggcggttttttcaggcatgcgtttcttgaattcctcccccacaacataaattaacatcaatcCCGCATCGTTATAGAGATTGATGTACACCCGGTTCCGTAGATCTGTATATTGGTCCAGAGTCAATGGAAACACTCCCCCTATCAGAAAATTTTTAGCGAATTGAAACACCGTATCGTCTTGCATTTTCTCGACCCATTCTAATGCATGGTTATGCGCTTTTTCTGCGATGTTGTCACTTTCAGCCATGGTTTGTAAATGACTAAAATGAATACAAGTATCCGCTTTTTCTACGATGTGGTCACTGCTGGCCATCCTCCAGgaataaaggaaaagaaaaacgGTGAGGTTTTTTTATACACCTTTTCCAGCCAGTGATCGGTAATCGCTACAATCGCCCCAGTCTTCTCAGGTTCCCTTCGTCTAAATTCTTGCTCCATGGTATAAATCATGATCAATCCAGACTCTCTGTTCAGGTTGTCGGCTATATGCTTGCAAACGCCGGAATATTCATATAAGGTCATAGGAAATTCCCAAAAGATCAACAACTTCATGGCGAATTTATATCTCAACGGCTGTTTTTCTTTCCAGTCCTTGATACACTGTAATGCAGCGCTACGAGCGTTGTTCACCGATTCTTTGTAGTCCTTGAAATACTGTAATACAGCGGTAAGAACATTGTTGTCCCATTCAGCCATGAtgatcaaatgaaaaaaaattccaaaacgtTCTTGTTTTATAACAGGGCAGCCATTCCTTTCATACGAATCAGTTCCACGAATCCTTTTTGTAAACAATCGCGTAAGATCCGATCAATGTCACTCATCTGGTCTGGAAGGTTCTGTTTCAATTCCTCagcatacaaataaatcatgaGTAAACGTCCCGTATTGGTATTCTCCGCTAATGAATCAGCAATCCGTTGAAAACTATGTACATTTCTGACCTCCGGTGACATCTGTTGTACAAATTGACGAGCATTTTGAATGAGAGGGTCATGTAAGGCCACGTTCATACATTGTAGTACATAGCTATATCCATTCATTCTCGTAGTAGCACTGCCGCCCATAGTGAATAACGAACGTTCAGAAAACACCTGTATTTATAGGTAAAGGTTATGCATCACGTGATCAAGCACCTGCACCGCGTGATCAAGCACCTGTACGTCAGCTGGTTTCTACAGTCATTCTTGTCTGACCTTCAGTCATGGATACACGGAGAGTTTTAAGAGCGAGACGCCGCCGCCAGGGAATACAACAAGTGGAGAATTTAACCATAGTAGAAGATTATGTAGACGAGATGGAGATCTGGGACAATTTAGTACAGAGATGTCGCCATCGATTACGCTGGGGCCGatctaaaaattggtgttttgaCTATGTATTGCGGTCACATGAAACAGTGGAGGATATTTGGCTGCGTTTAAGTGACATGTACCTGAAAAATTCCCCCTCATACAGTACATGATTTACCAGTTTTACACGTTATTGAACGGCACTCAAAAAGTATCGGGATTTATTCGACTGGAGAAACCACGTCACCGGAgaagtgtatgggtattgttttGGGATGCAGACTGGATGTGGGAAACCGTCGAAGAGATACGTTTCCCCGGGAGAAGAGCTCGACAATTAGTACAGCACATTATATCCGAAGATCATGACTTACACGTGTATATAGAAGAACCTGCGTATGAAGccggccatttttaaaaataaaaacttcatgcACAGCCCTTTTTAGGCCTACTTTaaacaccaatataagttccattccactaaagtcaatgtgtaccaatgtgcactagcacgcgctggtcgcgagaaaccggcttttcaagttcaattagtgcactagcacgcgctggtcgcgcgATGTTCTAAATGAAACcggtttttccagaaaaagatggtgcaaccacgtgctccccacgagacagaatagtctagacattttgctggctataaaagcggagccccagtgtcagtcctcattcgatcttcaatcaccttccagaagacatggctcagaaacaagtagaatttgtggacaaagctcagaagaaaatagatcagctGGTACAGAAGCAGATGGGACCACAGAAagactacattgaactgaagaaAGCTAAGAGTGACGATCAGAAGACTGAACTGGGGAAGACCTCGAACTTCTTGCTCAAGTCTCCAGACTACATTGCTCGACAAGAGAAGATGCCCCAGACCTCGAACCAGACCACGAGCTTCAATCTCACGCCTTCAGACTACATTGCTCGACAAGagaagatggcccagacctcgGATTACCTCCCTAGCCAGAATCCGACAGACCCGGGATTAGGCTTCTATTTTCCCGATTCACAGGACGCTACGGGACTGGAACTGGGCCTCTACAACGCTCAGAATGACCCTCCGACCATGAACAAAGAAGACTTTGCGATCATTACCACGACACTAGACGGGATCGTTAACCGCATTAATGTGCTGAGTAATGAGATTGGAAATCATACCACAGTCCTACTGAAGAAGCTGGAAGAGCTGACTTCTAAAAAACCTAGGAAGGAATACACTCCAGATTACGCTGCTAACCCGTGCTACACGTGTGGAGAAACAGGACATTGGTCGCCGGATTGCCCACAGAAAACAGATTATCCGCAGACCAGTAAGAAATCGAGGTCAGCAGATTCTCAACAGACCAgcaagaaaaccaaacaaaaggaTCCTTGCTACAaatgcggaaaaataggacactGGATTAGTGAGTGTCCAGAAGAACAACTGGAGATAGATGCGATGATTGGGCCCGTACCTGGCTCAAAACCCCCTGTGAAGAGAGAATACAAACCGTTAGAGATGTGGAATCCGCCCGCACCTACTGAAGAACCgccaaaaaagaagaagaagaaac
This genomic interval carries:
- the LOC130049376 gene encoding uncharacterized protein LOC130049376 — protein: MAEGRREPIYNFQTLPGFRYRLLVVAEERVGENWVVRSENDLSTFSPFDQSGAREIICRVRAEYEGRGRRRTARMSTATRPRRRAPQPPSPPPPYSPATPTTPPPAIPSAPVEYSPVPMSDSPASPVEYSPRSPSPAPPPSPAQSPSLLVSDTSSPSPPRPAAPARPPPPTIRFAGRTPPPRPTHAPVASHPPRNHPMTVPGWADRAVPIWFKCPVCWQDRVHSGITCRGCGQRPACCSCVEQLEERRHTRGRCPLCRFTGTRH